The Peribacillus sp. FSL E2-0218 genome contains a region encoding:
- a CDS encoding FxsA family protein, translating to MRYFLFFIIAMPVVEIIVLLLSGKVIGFWPTLFLIIATGLIGAYLAKKQGMETWRKAQEQIRYGMMPGNEIIDGICIFIGAALLLSPGLISDIMGLILVFPPTRNLLKPIVIRFFMNRMNKGKVTVIRHK from the coding sequence ATGAGATATTTTTTATTCTTTATCATTGCGATGCCGGTCGTTGAAATCATTGTCCTATTGCTGTCAGGAAAGGTGATTGGCTTTTGGCCTACGTTGTTCCTGATCATAGCCACTGGTTTAATCGGAGCCTATCTTGCTAAAAAGCAAGGGATGGAAACCTGGAGAAAGGCACAGGAACAGATCCGTTATGGAATGATGCCTGGAAATGAAATCATTGATGGGATCTGTATTTTTATCGGAGCTGCCCTGCTGCTGTCCCCAGGTCTCATCTCGGATATCATGGGATTGATCCTTGTGTTTCCGCCAACCCGGAATCTCCTCAAACCGATTGTTATCCGTTTTTTTATGAACAGGATGAACAAAGGAAAAGTCACCGTCATCCGGCATAAGTAA
- the aceB gene encoding malate synthase A — protein MITEAKGLQITGNVKPGYEQILTAEALQFIERIERHFGERRKELLERRLSVQEDLNQGKLPDFLEETKHVRESDWTIAPLPHDLQDRRVEITGPVDRKMIINAMNSGANVFMADFEDANSPTWENCLDGQLNLRDAIRGTISFDNQNGKVYELKGKTAVLKIRPRGWHLEEKHVLLDGQPISASIFDFGLYFYHNAKALMEKQSGPYFYLPKMESHLEARLWNDIFVYAQNDLRIPQGTIKATVLIETILAAFEMDEILYELKEHSAGLNCGRWDYIFSFLKKFRHSDDVIFPDRLQVTMTVPNMRAYSLLAIKTCHTRNAPAIGGMAAQIPVKNDPVKNDEAFAKVRADKEREARDGHDGTWVAHPGMVSTAKEVFDLLVPKPNQIYRKREDVHVTAQELLAVPEGTITEAGLRTNINVGIQYIASWLSGRGAAPINNLMEDAATAEISRAQVWQWIRHPKGILDDGRNIDEALFHQIKAEELAAIKTEVGEETFQTGKFAEATKLFEELIVADEFADFLTNPAYEQLS, from the coding sequence ATGATTACGGAAGCAAAAGGCTTACAAATTACAGGCAACGTTAAGCCGGGATATGAACAAATACTTACAGCGGAAGCTCTACAATTCATTGAAAGGATCGAGCGGCATTTCGGTGAAAGAAGAAAGGAACTTCTAGAACGGCGCCTTAGCGTTCAAGAAGACTTGAATCAAGGCAAGCTCCCTGATTTCCTTGAAGAAACGAAGCATGTTCGCGAAAGTGATTGGACCATTGCCCCACTCCCGCACGACCTGCAAGACCGCAGGGTTGAAATTACCGGGCCAGTCGACCGTAAGATGATCATCAATGCGATGAATTCCGGTGCCAATGTTTTTATGGCCGACTTTGAAGACGCCAACTCACCCACTTGGGAAAATTGCCTGGATGGTCAGCTGAATTTGCGCGATGCAATCAGGGGTACCATTTCATTCGATAATCAAAATGGGAAAGTATATGAATTAAAGGGAAAAACAGCTGTACTGAAGATAAGGCCCCGCGGCTGGCATTTAGAAGAAAAACATGTTCTTTTGGATGGACAGCCAATATCAGCTAGCATTTTTGACTTTGGCCTTTACTTCTACCATAACGCTAAAGCATTGATGGAAAAACAAAGCGGCCCATATTTCTACCTGCCCAAAATGGAAAGCCATCTGGAAGCAAGACTATGGAATGATATTTTCGTATATGCACAGAACGATTTGAGAATCCCGCAAGGAACCATCAAGGCTACGGTGTTGATTGAAACGATTCTTGCCGCATTTGAAATGGACGAAATTCTGTACGAGCTGAAAGAGCATTCGGCTGGCCTGAACTGTGGACGCTGGGATTATATCTTTAGTTTCCTGAAAAAATTCCGTCACTCGGATGATGTCATATTCCCTGATCGCCTTCAGGTCACGATGACTGTACCGAACATGAGGGCATATTCTTTATTGGCTATCAAAACATGCCACACTCGAAATGCTCCGGCTATCGGCGGAATGGCCGCACAAATCCCGGTGAAAAATGATCCGGTCAAGAATGACGAGGCTTTTGCGAAAGTCCGTGCCGATAAGGAGCGCGAGGCAAGGGACGGGCACGATGGAACCTGGGTGGCGCATCCAGGTATGGTAAGTACGGCGAAAGAAGTATTTGACCTGCTTGTACCGAAACCGAACCAAATTTACCGGAAACGTGAAGATGTCCATGTAACGGCGCAAGAGTTACTCGCAGTACCCGAAGGAACCATCACTGAAGCAGGATTGAGGACGAACATTAATGTAGGCATCCAATATATTGCCTCTTGGTTAAGCGGCAGAGGGGCAGCTCCGATTAATAACTTAATGGAAGATGCAGCGACGGCTGAAATTTCAAGAGCTCAAGTTTGGCAATGGATCCGCCATCCAAAAGGGATTCTCGATGATGGCAGGAACATAGACGAGGCATTATTCCACCAAATCAAAGCAGAGGAATTGGCGGCCATTAAAACGGAGGTAGGGGAAGAAACCTTCCAAACAGGAAAGTTCGCAGAAGCTACTAAACTATTTGAAGAATTGATTGTAGCTGATGAGTTTGCTGATTTCTTAACCAATCCGGCATACGAGCAATTATCTTAA
- the pfkA gene encoding 6-phosphofructokinase, with the protein MKRIGVLTSGGDSPGMNAAVRAVVRKAIFHEMEVFGIYHGYQGLINGDIRQLELGSVGDIIHRGGTMLHTARCLDFKTEEGQLKGIEQLNKFGIEGLVVIGGDGSYMGAKALTERGFPCIGVPGTIDNDIPGTDFTIGFDTALNTVIDAIDKIRDTATSHERTYVVEVMGRNAGDIALWAGLAGGAETILCPEYDYDMDDLVGKLNRGHERGKKHSIIIVAEGVGSAVDVSRKIEEKAGVETRVTVLGHVQRGGSPSANDRVLASRLGARAVELLLEGKGGRAVGIEQNRLVDHGIIDVLGKQHTIDKKMYDLSSELSI; encoded by the coding sequence ATGAAAAGAATAGGTGTATTGACAAGCGGAGGAGATTCTCCAGGCATGAATGCGGCAGTCCGAGCGGTTGTCCGGAAAGCCATTTTTCATGAAATGGAGGTCTTTGGGATTTATCATGGCTATCAGGGGCTGATTAATGGGGATATAAGGCAGCTTGAACTTGGATCTGTCGGTGATATCATCCATCGCGGGGGTACGATGCTACATACAGCTCGCTGTCTCGATTTCAAGACAGAGGAGGGCCAGCTAAAGGGAATAGAACAATTGAATAAATTTGGGATCGAGGGCCTTGTCGTAATAGGCGGCGATGGTTCTTACATGGGAGCCAAGGCATTGACTGAAAGGGGCTTTCCTTGTATAGGGGTTCCAGGAACGATTGATAATGACATACCTGGGACAGACTTTACGATCGGCTTCGATACGGCTCTGAATACCGTCATTGATGCCATCGATAAAATCCGTGATACGGCGACTTCTCATGAACGCACTTATGTCGTTGAAGTAATGGGAAGAAATGCTGGGGATATCGCACTTTGGGCCGGACTGGCCGGAGGGGCGGAAACGATCCTTTGCCCGGAGTATGATTACGATATGGATGATTTGGTCGGGAAGTTGAATCGCGGGCATGAACGCGGCAAAAAACATAGTATCATCATCGTTGCGGAAGGTGTCGGGAGTGCTGTCGATGTTTCCAGGAAAATTGAGGAAAAGGCAGGAGTCGAAACACGCGTGACGGTTCTTGGCCATGTTCAGCGGGGCGGATCTCCTTCCGCAAACGACCGTGTCCTGGCAAGCAGACTCGGTGCCAGAGCCGTGGAATTGCTTTTGGAGGGCAAAGGGGGCCGGGCTGTCGGGATAGAACAGAATCGACTTGTCGACCATGGTATCATCGATGTCCTAGGTAAACAGCATACAATCGACAAGAAAATGTATGATTTATCGTCCGAACTATCCATCTAG
- a CDS encoding malic enzyme-like NAD(P)-binding protein — MSLREEALHMHRLNQGKLETVSKVPVRNAVDLSLAYSPGVAEPCKEIYDKPETVYDYTMKGNTVAVISDGTAVLGLGNIGPEAALPVMEGKAVLFKSFAGVDSFPICLKTTDVDKIVETVKLLEPTFGGVNLEDIAAPNCFEIEERLKKEMNIPVFHDDQHGTAIVTVAGLVNALRLVNKSISEIKVVANGAGAAGIAIIKLLYSYGVRDIIMCDTKGAIYEGRSTGMNDIKEQVAKVTNRNKVSGPLEAVIHDADVFIGVSAAGALTKEMVSTMNRDAIIFAMANPDPEIMPEDAKAAGARVVGTGRSDFPNQVNNVLAFPGIFRGALDVRATHINEKMKVAAVKAIAGLIQEHELNEDYVIPAPFDERVAPAVASAVAKAAMETGVARIHVDPEEIKEKTRKLAIIGKSEE, encoded by the coding sequence ATGTCATTAAGAGAAGAAGCTTTACATATGCATCGCTTGAATCAAGGGAAATTAGAAACAGTTTCGAAAGTGCCTGTTAGGAATGCAGTGGATTTAAGCCTCGCTTACTCTCCTGGCGTTGCAGAACCTTGTAAAGAAATTTACGATAAGCCGGAAACCGTTTATGATTACACGATGAAAGGGAATACCGTCGCAGTGATTTCCGATGGGACGGCTGTGCTGGGGCTTGGGAACATAGGTCCGGAGGCCGCTTTACCAGTCATGGAAGGTAAAGCCGTTTTATTTAAAAGCTTTGCGGGAGTGGACTCTTTTCCAATTTGTTTAAAAACGACGGATGTGGATAAAATTGTAGAGACCGTTAAATTACTCGAGCCAACATTCGGAGGAGTCAATCTAGAGGACATCGCTGCACCGAATTGCTTTGAAATCGAAGAACGGCTCAAGAAAGAAATGAACATCCCTGTTTTTCATGATGATCAGCACGGTACAGCGATTGTAACTGTTGCCGGTCTTGTAAATGCATTACGTCTTGTCAATAAATCGATATCAGAAATAAAAGTGGTGGCGAATGGGGCTGGAGCTGCCGGCATCGCCATCATTAAATTGCTTTATAGCTATGGCGTTCGTGACATCATCATGTGTGATACGAAAGGTGCCATTTATGAGGGCCGTTCGACAGGCATGAATGATATCAAGGAACAAGTGGCCAAAGTGACCAATCGAAATAAGGTTTCAGGACCTTTGGAAGCGGTCATCCATGACGCTGATGTGTTTATCGGCGTTTCTGCCGCAGGTGCATTGACTAAAGAAATGGTTTCAACGATGAACCGGGATGCGATCATCTTTGCGATGGCCAATCCGGATCCGGAAATCATGCCTGAAGATGCGAAAGCTGCAGGTGCAAGAGTGGTAGGTACGGGTCGTTCGGATTTCCCGAATCAGGTTAATAACGTTCTTGCATTCCCGGGGATTTTCCGCGGAGCATTGGATGTACGTGCGACACATATCAATGAAAAGATGAAGGTGGCGGCTGTAAAGGCTATTGCCGGTTTAATACAAGAACATGAGCTGAATGAAGATTATGTGATTCCTGCTCCTTTTGATGAGAGGGTGGCTCCTGCCGTTGCCTCTGCTGTTGCGAAGGCAGCAATGGAAACGGGAGTGGCCAGAATTCATGTCGATCCTGAGGAAATTAAAGAAAAAACAAGGAAATTAGCGATCATTGGAAAAAGTGAGGAATAA
- the accA gene encoding acetyl-CoA carboxylase carboxyl transferase subunit alpha, translating to MIYELEFERPVTELRNKIKELKALTKNADVDLTVEIETLEKRLEKLEADIYDHLKPWDRVQIARHPARPTTLDYIPLLFNDFIEFHGDRYYGDDEAIVAGIAQFDGRSVTVIGHQRGKDTKENIRRNFGMPHPEGYRKALRLMKQAEKFNRPIICFIDTKGAFPGKAAEERGQSEAIAKNLFEMAGLKVPVISIVIGEGGSGGALALGVGDRIFMLENSTYSVISPEGAAALLWKDASQAKRAAESMQITAPDLNRLGVIDEIIPEVKGGAHRNANVQAEAIKETLKRSFNELLPLKSEDLINQRYMKFKKIGEYEFAKQSEGKPEDVKQHS from the coding sequence ATGATATATGAATTAGAGTTCGAGCGTCCCGTTACGGAACTGAGAAATAAAATTAAAGAGCTGAAGGCACTTACGAAAAATGCTGACGTGGATCTTACGGTTGAGATCGAAACCCTGGAAAAACGTTTGGAAAAGCTGGAAGCGGATATTTATGATCATTTAAAACCGTGGGATCGAGTGCAGATTGCCCGTCATCCGGCCCGCCCGACAACGCTTGATTACATCCCGTTATTATTCAATGACTTCATCGAGTTTCATGGTGACCGTTATTATGGGGACGATGAGGCGATTGTCGCTGGCATCGCCCAGTTCGATGGGCGGTCCGTGACCGTCATCGGTCATCAGCGCGGCAAGGATACGAAGGAGAATATCCGTCGTAACTTTGGCATGCCCCATCCAGAGGGCTATCGAAAAGCGCTGCGCTTGATGAAACAGGCGGAAAAATTCAATCGGCCGATCATTTGCTTCATCGACACGAAGGGAGCATTCCCTGGGAAGGCTGCAGAAGAACGCGGTCAAAGCGAAGCCATTGCTAAAAACCTTTTTGAAATGGCCGGGCTGAAGGTGCCGGTCATCAGCATCGTCATCGGCGAAGGCGGAAGTGGCGGTGCCTTGGCACTTGGAGTTGGAGATCGGATTTTCATGCTTGAGAATTCAACATACTCGGTCATTTCTCCTGAAGGGGCTGCTGCGTTATTATGGAAGGATGCTTCCCAGGCTAAAAGAGCTGCTGAATCGATGCAGATTACGGCTCCTGACCTGAATCGCTTAGGGGTCATCGATGAAATCATCCCGGAAGTAAAAGGCGGCGCCCACCGGAATGCAAATGTTCAGGCAGAAGCCATAAAGGAAACCTTGAAACGTTCATTTAATGAGCTCCTCCCATTGAAAAGTGAAGATCTCATCAACCAACGTTACATGAAATTCAAGAAAATCGGTGAATATGAATTCGCAAAACAATCTGAGGGGAAACCTGAGGACGTAAAACAGCATTCATAA
- the pyk gene encoding pyruvate kinase — protein MRKTKIVCTIGPASESIEKLVQLIEAGMNVARLNFSHGNHEEHAARISNIREASEKSGKQVAILLDTKGPEIRTNNMENDSMELVAGNEVIISMTEVLGTPEKFSITYEGLLHDVHTGSKILLDDGLIGLEVLKIDEARKEIHTKILNSGTLKNKKGVNVPGVSVNLPGITEKDEQDILFGIGQGIDFVAASFVRRASDVLEVRELLQQNGAEHIQIIPKIENQEGVDRLDEILEVSDGLMVARGDLGVEIPAEEVPLVQKQMIKKCNNAGKPVITATQMLDSMQRNPRPTRAEASDVANAIFDGTDAIMLSGETAAGTYPVEAVQTMHNIASRAESALNYRDILSIRSKVNRHNVTDAIGQSVAHTALNLNAGAIITPTESGHTARMISKYRPKAPIIAVTSNDHVSRSLALAWGVYPQIGPKATTTDEMLQTAIDESLHSGLVSHGDLVVITAGVPVGETGTTNLMKIHVLGEVLLKAQGIGRKSAKGQVVIAKNAKEALEKVTEGSVLVTIGSDRDMMPAIEKCAALITEEGGLTSHAAVVGVTLGIPVIVGAEDATKAFKDGQRVTVDSGRGVIYDGHANVL, from the coding sequence ATGCGAAAAACCAAGATTGTTTGTACGATCGGCCCCGCAAGTGAAAGCATCGAAAAGCTGGTTCAATTAATAGAAGCGGGGATGAATGTGGCTAGGCTTAACTTTTCTCATGGCAATCATGAAGAACATGCCGCCAGAATCAGCAACATAAGGGAAGCTAGCGAAAAATCAGGGAAACAGGTAGCGATCCTGCTGGACACAAAAGGACCTGAAATACGCACCAATAACATGGAGAACGATTCCATGGAGCTAGTAGCCGGTAACGAAGTCATCATTTCCATGACGGAAGTGCTTGGAACGCCAGAGAAATTTTCCATTACTTATGAAGGACTTCTTCATGATGTCCACACCGGATCGAAAATCCTGTTGGATGATGGATTGATCGGTCTTGAAGTATTGAAGATTGATGAAGCAAGAAAAGAAATCCATACAAAAATATTGAATAGCGGTACCCTGAAGAACAAAAAAGGTGTCAATGTGCCGGGTGTCTCGGTCAATCTGCCAGGCATCACGGAAAAAGACGAACAGGATATCTTGTTTGGGATAGGACAGGGTATCGATTTTGTCGCGGCATCATTTGTACGGAGAGCCTCCGACGTCCTTGAAGTGCGTGAATTACTGCAGCAAAATGGAGCGGAGCATATTCAAATCATCCCTAAAATCGAAAACCAGGAAGGCGTCGACCGTCTTGATGAAATCCTCGAAGTTTCAGATGGCTTGATGGTGGCTCGCGGAGACTTGGGTGTGGAAATTCCTGCTGAAGAAGTGCCGCTAGTCCAAAAGCAAATGATCAAAAAGTGCAACAACGCCGGAAAACCGGTCATTACGGCTACACAAATGCTTGATTCCATGCAGCGTAACCCAAGGCCGACACGGGCTGAAGCAAGTGACGTCGCCAACGCCATCTTTGATGGAACGGATGCCATCATGCTGTCAGGAGAAACAGCTGCGGGAACTTATCCTGTAGAAGCGGTGCAAACGATGCACAACATAGCATCACGTGCTGAATCAGCGCTTAATTATCGGGATATATTATCAATCAGAAGTAAAGTGAACCGTCATAATGTCACGGATGCCATCGGTCAGTCGGTTGCCCATACTGCACTTAATCTTAATGCCGGAGCGATCATCACGCCTACCGAAAGCGGTCATACGGCAAGGATGATTTCTAAATATCGCCCTAAAGCACCAATCATTGCGGTTACGTCCAATGACCATGTTTCTAGAAGCCTTGCGTTAGCTTGGGGAGTTTATCCGCAAATCGGACCTAAGGCGACAACTACGGATGAAATGCTTCAAACGGCGATCGATGAAAGCCTGCACTCAGGTTTAGTATCACATGGAGACTTAGTGGTCATAACTGCCGGCGTCCCTGTCGGTGAAACGGGTACGACTAACCTGATGAAGATTCATGTATTGGGAGAGGTTCTTTTGAAGGCGCAAGGAATCGGCAGGAAATCCGCAAAAGGCCAAGTGGTCATAGCGAAGAATGCCAAGGAAGCTTTGGAAAAAGTAACGGAAGGATCCGTATTGGTTACGATCGGTTCCGATCGGGATATGATGCCGGCCATTGAAAAATGTGCAGCATTGATTACCGAAGAAGGCGGATTGACAAGTCATGCCGCTGTCGTGGGCGTCACTCTGGGCATTCCTGTCATCGTGGGCGCTGAAGACGCGACCAAAGCCTTCAAGGATGGACAAAGAGTAACTGTCGATTCAGGCCGTGGCGTCATTTATGATGGACATGCCAACGTTTTATAG
- a CDS encoding GntR family transcriptional regulator codes for MKDRTSSSKIYLDVVESLRRMIEADSLLPGDKIPSERELSDRLNVGRSSVREALRALELLGLIETRRGEGTFIRDFQEHKLVELLGTFFLQDKKVQEDLAETKRLIEIDCLRIVAFFTTAEEIKRLVSWVKAEEFRDDDFFLRIAILNRNRLLERIWRIVNSYARTSEMVLGNVEKEDYLSLLTYLLERDEEKAIETYLIRIRNMSKDE; via the coding sequence TTGAAGGATCGTACTTCTTCATCCAAAATTTATCTCGATGTCGTTGAGAGCCTTCGTAGAATGATTGAAGCGGACAGCCTCTTGCCAGGGGATAAAATCCCCTCGGAAAGGGAGCTGTCGGATCGTTTGAATGTCGGCCGTTCCTCAGTCCGTGAGGCATTGCGTGCCTTGGAGCTATTAGGATTGATAGAGACGAGGCGTGGTGAAGGGACGTTTATCAGGGATTTCCAGGAGCATAAGCTAGTCGAGCTTCTGGGAACCTTTTTTTTGCAAGACAAAAAGGTACAAGAAGATTTGGCTGAGACGAAACGGTTGATTGAAATCGACTGTTTGAGGATCGTCGCTTTCTTCACAACGGCCGAAGAAATCAAGCGGCTGGTGAGCTGGGTCAAAGCGGAGGAGTTCCGTGATGACGACTTCTTCTTAAGAATTGCGATATTGAACCGAAACCGATTACTGGAAAGAATCTGGCGCATTGTCAACAGCTATGCTAGAACATCAGAGATGGTGCTGGGTAATGTGGAAAAAGAAGATTATCTGTCACTTCTTACATATTTGCTCGAACGGGATGAAGAAAAAGCTATCGAAACGTATCTTATTAGAATCAGAAATATGTCGAAGGACGAGTGA
- the aceA gene encoding isocitrate lyase produces MTNERVQQLQQSWENDSRWTGIKRPYTAEEVIKLRGSIDIEQTLARRGSEKLWNLLKTEDFINALGALTGNQAMQQVKAGLKAIYLSGWQVAADANIAGQMYPDQSLYPANSVPQVVKRINQTLQRADQISFAEGKNDIDWFAPIVADAEAGFGGSLNVFELMKGMIEAGAAGVHFEDQLSSEKKCGHLGGKVLLPTQTAVRNLVSARLAADVMGTPTILIARTDADAADLITDDIDPVDAPFITGERTPEGFYRTNAGLDQAIARGLAYAPYADLIWCETSEPNLADARRFAEAIHAEFPGKLLAYNCSPSFNWKAKLSDEEIATYQVELGKLGYKFQFVTLAGFHSLNHSMFNLALGYKERGMAAYSELQQAEFASEAEGYTATRHQREVGTGYFDEVAQVVSGGTSSTTALAGSTEAEQFETSK; encoded by the coding sequence ATGACGAATGAAAGAGTGCAACAATTACAACAAAGCTGGGAAAACGACTCACGGTGGACTGGGATCAAACGACCTTATACGGCTGAAGAAGTGATTAAATTAAGAGGTTCGATCGATATCGAACAAACATTGGCCCGTCGTGGTTCCGAAAAATTATGGAATCTTTTGAAAACGGAGGATTTCATCAATGCATTGGGAGCGTTGACTGGCAACCAGGCCATGCAACAGGTGAAGGCCGGTTTAAAAGCGATTTACCTTAGTGGCTGGCAAGTGGCAGCCGATGCTAACATTGCCGGGCAAATGTACCCGGATCAAAGTCTATATCCGGCCAACTCCGTGCCGCAAGTGGTTAAACGCATTAATCAGACACTTCAGCGTGCAGATCAAATCAGCTTTGCTGAAGGGAAAAATGATATTGATTGGTTCGCTCCAATCGTGGCGGATGCTGAGGCTGGCTTTGGCGGCTCGCTTAATGTTTTTGAATTAATGAAAGGCATGATCGAAGCCGGAGCAGCTGGCGTTCACTTTGAAGACCAACTTTCCTCCGAGAAAAAATGCGGTCACTTAGGCGGCAAGGTTCTTCTTCCGACCCAAACGGCCGTGCGTAATTTGGTTTCCGCCCGTTTGGCAGCCGACGTAATGGGGACACCGACGATTTTGATTGCTCGTACGGATGCAGATGCTGCCGATTTGATTACCGATGATATCGATCCGGTGGATGCGCCTTTCATTACAGGTGAAAGGACTCCAGAAGGGTTCTACCGTACGAATGCAGGTCTGGACCAAGCCATTGCACGCGGTTTGGCATATGCACCGTATGCCGACCTGATCTGGTGCGAGACTTCGGAACCTAATCTGGCTGATGCCCGCCGTTTTGCGGAAGCGATCCATGCAGAGTTCCCTGGGAAACTGCTAGCTTACAATTGTTCACCATCATTCAACTGGAAAGCGAAATTAAGCGATGAAGAAATTGCCACCTACCAAGTCGAATTAGGTAAATTGGGTTACAAATTCCAATTCGTTACACTTGCAGGCTTCCACTCATTGAATCACAGCATGTTCAATCTTGCTCTAGGTTACAAAGAGCGCGGCATGGCTGCATACTCTGAACTGCAGCAGGCTGAGTTCGCCAGTGAAGCGGAAGGGTATACGGCAACACGTCATCAACGTGAAGTGGGAACGGGTTATTTCGATGAAGTGGCACAAGTCGTTTCAGGAGGAACCTCGTCCACGACGGCACTTGCCGGTTCTACTGAAGCAGAGCAATTCGAGACTTCGAAATAA
- the accD gene encoding acetyl-CoA carboxylase, carboxyltransferase subunit beta, protein MLKELFAKSKKKYATVPLDREKQDVPEGIMTKCPGCKKIMYTKELLKNKKVCLHCGFHHSMSSHERIECLFDAGSFKEFDKEMISVNPLGFPDYLDKLEKDKKKAKINEAVVTGVGTINGYQVSTAIMDSNFRMGSMGSVVGEKITRAIERAGELKIPFIIFTASGGARMQEGVLSLMQMAKTSAALKMFSNEGGLIVSMMTHPTTGGVSASFASLGDINLAEPGALIGFAGRRIIEQTIHEELPEDFQTAEFLMKHGQLDAVVKRTELKETLTTILKIHAPGGEWS, encoded by the coding sequence TTGCTTAAAGAGCTATTTGCGAAGTCTAAGAAGAAATATGCAACGGTTCCTTTAGATCGGGAGAAACAAGATGTACCAGAAGGAATTATGACTAAATGCCCCGGCTGTAAAAAAATCATGTATACAAAAGAATTATTGAAAAACAAGAAAGTCTGCCTCCACTGCGGGTTCCATCATTCGATGTCTTCACATGAACGAATCGAATGTTTATTTGATGCCGGCAGTTTCAAGGAATTCGATAAAGAAATGATATCCGTCAATCCGCTTGGATTCCCGGATTACTTGGACAAATTGGAGAAGGATAAAAAGAAGGCCAAAATTAACGAGGCGGTCGTTACAGGAGTGGGGACCATCAATGGGTACCAAGTGTCGACAGCCATCATGGATTCCAATTTCCGGATGGGAAGCATGGGGTCGGTCGTTGGCGAAAAAATTACCCGTGCCATCGAACGCGCAGGTGAATTGAAGATCCCGTTCATCATATTTACAGCATCTGGCGGCGCCCGGATGCAGGAAGGCGTACTGAGCTTGATGCAGATGGCCAAGACAAGCGCTGCCCTCAAGATGTTCAGCAATGAAGGCGGCTTGATCGTATCGATGATGACCCACCCAACTACGGGCGGTGTTTCGGCAAGCTTCGCTTCACTTGGTGATATTAACCTAGCTGAACCGGGTGCCTTGATCGGTTTTGCCGGGCGCAGGATCATTGAACAGACGATCCATGAAGAACTTCCAGAAGACTTCCAAACGGCCGAGTTTCTGATGAAGCACGGCCAATTGGATGCGGTCGTTAAGCGTACTGAATTGAAAGAAACCTTGACGACGATCCTAAAAATCCATGCCCCGGGTGGTGAATGGTCATGA